ATGCGCAACAATCAGCGGGAGTTTTCCAGGCAGCCTTTGTTTGTGGCACCGGACAAAGGGGTGAAGGTGATGGATGTTTTTCCCGGTTCTCCGGCGGAAAAGGCAGGCCTGCAGCCCCATGATGTTATTCTTGCCATGAACCGGTTTGCGGTCCATGATACAGCCATGTACAAAAATCTGCTGGCCATGGCCGGACCCGACCTGGAGCTGGAAATCATGCGGGACGGACTGCGCCATACCGTGGATATACCCGGCCCGGACCCGGGCATTATTCCGGTGCCGGACCGATTCACCCCGGCTTATGCGGAAATAAACCACAATCATTTTTTCTCCGCCCTGGGAGAAAAAATACAAAAGTTAAGAACAGCGGAAAAATAGGCGGCGCATCCGTCTATTTTTTTATTGTTGGGAAAAAATAACGCCGGGAGGTGTTTATTATGCCCGAAGGTAGCGAAAAGAAGTTATTGGAGATGCAGAACCTGCTTAAGCAGCTAACGCTGCGTCAGGCCGAAACCAACAAGCAGATACTACGGTCGCTGCAGCAGACCAATGCCGCTTTGCTGGAAGCACAGCAGCTTTTGCAGGCGGACTTGAAGTTTCATGAAGGTTTAAGCAAGTCTGGGGATTTTCAGGCTTTAAAAGATGCGGAGTGGCCGGTTTCCTTACAGGAGCTGGATACGCAAATTCCGCCCTGGCGGTTGGCCAAGCCGCCGGAGCTGCAGTAAATTTTGCGGACAGGCATTATCTGGCATAGCTTGACAAAAAATGCAGCCTGTGATAATCTGAACGATAAAATGACATTCGCTCAGGGCAAACCTGTTGAAAGGCAGGGACGCAAAGCCAAGGGTCTAACACTGCAAAGCAGTCATGACAGCCGGTTGCCGAAGGAACGCCTGTTTAGGCCTGCTTTCCGCACCGGAAGGACAGGTCTTTAAATTTTCTAACATAAATCTCCTCTTCACTAAACTGTGGCCTCACAGTTTTTTTTTGTGTGCAAATCGTGCAAATCGGGGACGGACCTTTTTTCGCATTTAGTGTGCAATTTCTTGCAAGGAGGCGTCTTCTCCAACGGTGTGGACAGAAAAACCTGTCCCTCTGTCCACGAAAAGTGAGACAAAATCACCTGTCCCCTTTGTCTCACCTTGTTCGGGGTGGTCAAAAATCGACATGTTTGTGGTATAATAGTTATGTTTACTTGTATGAGGAAAATTTATAAGGAGCAGGATAGATGACACGGTTTCAGATTAAAAGTGAGTTTGGCCCGCAGGGCGATCAGCCCAAGGCCATTGAGGAGCTGACGGAGGGGCTGAAAAAAGGCTTTCGGCACCAGACTCTGTTGGGGGTCACCGGTTCAGGTAAAACCTTTACCATGGCCAATATTATTGAAAAAGTGCAGCGGCCCACGTTGGTAATTGCACATAATAAAACGCTGGCGGCTCAGCTGTGCAGCGAGTTTCGTGATTTTTTCCCCGACAATGCCGTGGAGTACTTTGTCAGTTATTATGATTACTACCAGCCGGAGGCGTATATCCCCCAGTCCGATACTTATATCGAAAAGGATTCGGCCATTAATGATGAAATTGAAAAGTTGCGCCACTCAGCCACCAGTGCGCTGTTTGAGCGCCGCGATGTTATTATTGTGGCCAGTGTGTCCTGCATCTACGGCCTGGGCTCCCCGGATGAATACCGAGAGCATGTGGTTTCGCTGCGGGTGGGGATGGAAAAGAGCAGGGACGAGATTGTCAAGCAGCTGGTGTCCATCCAGTTTGAACGCAACGACGTGCAGCTGGAGCGCAGCCGTTTCCGGGTGCGCGGCGATGTGCTGGAGATTTTCCCCGCCTCGTCTACGGAGAAAGCGGTGCGGGTGGAGTTTTTCGGTGATGAAATAGAGCGGATCCGGGAGATAGATACGCTGACCGGTGAAATTCTTGGTGAGCGGCAGCATATTGCTATTTTCCCCGCTTCCCACTTTGTCACTTCCCGGGATACGCTGGAAGCGGCCATGGTTGATATCCGGTCGGAGTTGGAGGTGCGGCTGCAGGAGCTGCGCAGCAGGGATAAACTGCTGGAAGCCCAGCGGCTGGAGCAGCGGACCAACTATGATTTGGAGATGATGAACGAAATCGGGTTTTGCACCGGCATCGAAAACTATTCACGCCACATGGACCGGCGGCCTGCAGGCAGCCGTCCCCATACGCTGATAGATTATTTTCCGGAGGATTTTCTGCTGTTTATAGATGAGTCGCACCAAACCATTCCCCAGGTCCGGGGGATGTACGCCGGGGACCGCTCCCGTAAGGAGACGCTGGTGGAGCACGGCTTCCGCCTTCCTTCGGCGCTGGATAACCGCCCCCTGATTTTCCATGAGTTTGAGGAGCTGGTGAATCAGGCGGTATATGTTTCTGCCACGCCGGGCCCCTACGAGCAGGAACACAGTCAACAGGTGGTGGAGCAGATTATCCGGCCCACCGGCCTAATTGACCCGGAGATTATTATGCGTCCCGTAAAAGGACAGATTGATGATCTGTACGGTGAAATCCGCCTCCGGGCTGAGGCCAATGAGCGGGTGCTGGTCACCACGCTGACCAAACGGATGGCGGAGGACTTAACCGAGTATTATAAGGAATTGGGCGTGCGGGTCCGTTACCTGCACTCGGAAATTAACACCCTGGAGCGGATGGAAATTATCCGTGATTTGCGCCTGGGTGAG
The Dethiobacter alkaliphilus AHT 1 genome window above contains:
- the uvrB gene encoding excinuclease ABC subunit UvrB; the protein is MTRFQIKSEFGPQGDQPKAIEELTEGLKKGFRHQTLLGVTGSGKTFTMANIIEKVQRPTLVIAHNKTLAAQLCSEFRDFFPDNAVEYFVSYYDYYQPEAYIPQSDTYIEKDSAINDEIEKLRHSATSALFERRDVIIVASVSCIYGLGSPDEYREHVVSLRVGMEKSRDEIVKQLVSIQFERNDVQLERSRFRVRGDVLEIFPASSTEKAVRVEFFGDEIERIREIDTLTGEILGERQHIAIFPASHFVTSRDTLEAAMVDIRSELEVRLQELRSRDKLLEAQRLEQRTNYDLEMMNEIGFCTGIENYSRHMDRRPAGSRPHTLIDYFPEDFLLFIDESHQTIPQVRGMYAGDRSRKETLVEHGFRLPSALDNRPLIFHEFEELVNQAVYVSATPGPYEQEHSQQVVEQIIRPTGLIDPEIIMRPVKGQIDDLYGEIRLRAEANERVLVTTLTKRMAEDLTEYYKELGVRVRYLHSEINTLERMEIIRDLRLGEFDVLVGINLLREGLDLPEVSLVAILDADKEGFLRAERSLIQTIGRAARNVHGTVIMYADKVTDSMQKAMDETERRRQIQMEFNREHNITPATIKKAVRAVIEATQVAEEALSDYVDKDSPAELSPAERKKTIAKLEKEMKKAAKELDFEQAAHLRDMIAALRKTGIEEK